In Flavobacterium endoglycinae, one DNA window encodes the following:
- a CDS encoding MFS transporter — protein MKKYAYIGCLGFIAVITTEFGVIGILPQIAEHYHISIDRAGMLLSAFALVIALTGPFMTLFVLGFDRKKIMITAISIFLLTGIISSFSPPFWLLMLVRILPAFLQPVYIATALSVAVSKGDKKNENELMSIVFSGVAIAMVSTVPFATWLASKLSWEYSFVIQSIVSLIALFVVYFFLQNMPVREKKSYGSQLKILKQPTFIISTAMNFFMISAWFSTYSYFAEYLNKAKGMDNTMVSYMLLLFGIVGIIANRVSGKMLNKNITNTTALFLSGTILIPIFLYFSGTNTIAVMFVIALWGFLYSPSFLNASTYMISSAPNSLEFANSLATSFGNMGITLGTTIGGWIIATKGVQYTPWLTLVFGILAFTMIIIRRYLEKRSTPLQNKIV, from the coding sequence ATGAAAAAATACGCTTACATAGGATGTTTAGGATTTATAGCCGTTATCACTACCGAGTTTGGTGTTATTGGCATTTTACCTCAAATTGCAGAACACTACCATATTTCTATTGACAGAGCCGGAATGCTCCTTAGTGCATTTGCTTTGGTCATTGCATTGACGGGGCCATTTATGACTTTATTCGTTTTGGGTTTTGATCGCAAAAAAATAATGATAACGGCAATCTCCATTTTTCTTCTTACCGGAATTATATCATCATTTTCACCTCCTTTTTGGCTATTAATGCTAGTACGGATATTGCCTGCATTTTTACAGCCTGTTTATATTGCCACAGCTTTATCTGTAGCCGTTTCAAAAGGAGATAAAAAGAATGAAAACGAACTAATGAGTATTGTTTTCAGCGGGGTAGCAATTGCAATGGTTTCAACCGTTCCATTTGCAACTTGGCTCGCTAGTAAATTGTCTTGGGAATATTCATTTGTTATTCAATCTATTGTTAGTCTTATTGCTTTATTTGTTGTTTATTTTTTCCTTCAGAATATGCCTGTAAGAGAGAAAAAATCTTATGGCAGTCAGTTAAAAATATTGAAACAGCCCACATTTATTATTAGTACCGCTATGAATTTTTTTATGATCTCAGCATGGTTTTCAACTTACAGTTATTTTGCCGAATATCTTAACAAAGCCAAAGGTATGGATAACACAATGGTTAGTTATATGCTGCTTTTATTTGGCATTGTCGGAATTATCGCCAATCGGGTTTCGGGAAAAATGTTGAACAAAAACATCACCAATACAACCGCATTGTTTTTGTCTGGCACTATTCTCATTCCGATATTTTTGTATTTTTCAGGAACCAATACCATAGCTGTAATGTTCGTTATTGCGCTATGGGGATTTTTATATTCGCCAAGTTTTTTAAATGCTTCCACCTATATGATTTCATCAGCTCCCAATTCTTTAGAATTTGCCAATAGTCTTGCTACTTCATTCGGAAATATGGGAATTACATTAGGAACAACAATTGGAGGATGGATTATAGCTACAAAAGGTGTTCAATACACGCCTTGGCTTACTCTTGTTTTTGGCATATTGGCATTTACCATGATAATCATTAGAAGGTATTTGGAGAAAAGAAGTACACCCCTTCAAAATAAGATTGTCTAA
- a CDS encoding glycoside hydrolase family 2 protein produces MKKIVMLYCTFLLMGKTIAQEIPLVANISARNNITLNGKWSYIVDPLENGYYDYRLMPFKNNGFFENKKWNTTDLTEYNFATSATMDIPSDWNSKDERLFFYEGTVWFQKDFNYKKDAKTKGILHFGAVNYDAKVYVNGKMAGTHVGGYTPFNFDVTDLLVDGNNFVVVKVDNKRHKDNVPTVNMDWWNYGGITRDVTLAQIPNTYIEDYLVQLDKKEKGKISGWIKLNSESGNQSVSVSIPELKIKKNITTDEKGMAYFDIKANPVLWTPENPKLYDITISKADENITDKIGFRTIETKGKEILLNGKKVFLRGISIHEEAPFRSGRAWSEQDAITLLTWAKELGCNYVRLAHYPHNENMVREAEKMGLMIWSEVPVYWTISWTNPDTYANAEHQLHDMIYRDKNRCGIVIWSIANETPHGDDRDVFLSKLAKYARTQDNSRLISMAMEVTKSPNNINTLHDNMNEYVDIVSFNQYLGWYRGTNESCKDMQWVIPYNKPVIISEFGGEALQGFHGDKRERWNEEYQEELYIQNTQMFNRIEGLAGVSPWILVDFRSPRRQLPNIQDFFNRKGLISDQGIKKKAFYVMKDWYAQKEKEYK; encoded by the coding sequence ATGAAAAAAATTGTAATGCTGTATTGTACTTTTCTGCTGATGGGGAAAACAATAGCACAGGAAATTCCATTAGTGGCTAATATTTCAGCTAGAAACAACATTACGTTAAATGGAAAATGGAGTTATATCGTAGATCCGCTGGAAAATGGATATTACGATTACCGTTTAATGCCTTTTAAAAACAACGGATTTTTCGAAAATAAAAAATGGAACACCACAGATTTAACCGAATACAATTTCGCGACTTCTGCCACAATGGATATTCCGTCTGATTGGAATTCTAAAGACGAAAGACTGTTCTTTTACGAAGGAACAGTTTGGTTTCAGAAAGACTTTAATTATAAAAAAGATGCTAAAACCAAAGGGATTCTGCATTTCGGAGCAGTTAATTATGATGCGAAAGTCTATGTAAACGGAAAAATGGCAGGAACTCACGTGGGCGGTTATACACCTTTCAATTTTGATGTAACCGATTTATTAGTCGACGGAAACAACTTTGTAGTCGTAAAAGTCGACAATAAACGTCATAAAGACAATGTGCCAACTGTAAACATGGATTGGTGGAATTACGGCGGCATCACCAGAGATGTGACTTTAGCGCAAATTCCAAATACGTATATCGAAGATTATTTGGTTCAATTGGATAAAAAAGAAAAAGGTAAAATTTCAGGTTGGATAAAATTGAATAGTGAAAGTGGAAATCAATCGGTATCAGTATCAATACCAGAATTAAAAATCAAGAAGAACATTACTACTGATGAAAAAGGAATGGCGTATTTCGATATCAAAGCCAATCCAGTTTTGTGGACGCCTGAAAATCCAAAATTATACGATATAACCATCAGTAAAGCAGATGAAAATATTACCGATAAAATTGGTTTTAGAACCATTGAAACCAAAGGGAAAGAAATTCTGTTAAACGGAAAAAAAGTCTTTTTGCGCGGTATCAGTATTCACGAAGAAGCACCTTTCAGATCAGGAAGAGCATGGTCTGAACAAGATGCAATTACGTTATTAACTTGGGCAAAAGAATTGGGCTGTAATTATGTTCGTTTGGCGCATTACCCGCACAACGAAAATATGGTGAGAGAAGCCGAAAAAATGGGATTAATGATTTGGTCAGAAGTTCCGGTGTATTGGACCATTTCGTGGACAAATCCAGATACATATGCCAATGCAGAACACCAATTGCACGATATGATTTACAGAGATAAAAATCGCTGCGGTATCGTGATTTGGTCAATTGCCAATGAAACTCCACATGGAGATGATCGAGATGTTTTCCTAAGCAAATTAGCAAAATACGCACGCACTCAGGATAATTCTCGTTTAATCAGTATGGCGATGGAAGTTACCAAAAGTCCAAATAATATCAATACACTTCATGACAATATGAATGAATATGTAGACATCGTGAGTTTTAACCAATATTTAGGCTGGTACAGAGGAACAAACGAATCTTGTAAAGACATGCAATGGGTAATTCCGTATAATAAACCGGTTATCATCAGCGAGTTTGGCGGTGAAGCATTACAAGGTTTTCATGGCGATAAAAGAGAACGCTGGAACGAAGAATATCAAGAAGAACTTTATATTCAGAACACGCAAATGTTCAACCGCATTGAAGGTCTAGCCGGAGTTTCTCCATGGATTTTAGTCGACTTTAGATCACCAAGAAGACAATTGCCAAACATTCAGGATTTCTTTAATCGTAAAGGATTAATTTCAGATCAAGGAATTAAAAAGAAAGCTTTTTATGTGATGAAAGATTGGTATGCCCAGAAAGAAAAAGAATATAAATAA